GCACTTCGATGGGAAGGACTACCTCGTCGCGCGGGTGTGGACCGACGAGGAACTCACCTCCCCTCTGACGCTAAAGCCCTGCGCCTACTGGTGGTACGAGGTGGCCTGGGAGGAGCCCGACGTGAGCCACCACATAACGACCCAGATTTCAACGAACACACTCTACGTGGAAGTGGGCGGCAAGCTGATCGAGGTGGGTCAGGCCGAGCGGGGCGCAGGCCCCCAGTACGTAAAAACCTTCGCCCGGGGTTCCGAACCCGAGCGCATGCGCTTCGTGGACTGGAGCGTCTACGATTTCCCCGAGGCGACCTACGAGGAGTGGACCCTGGCACAGGGCGGCGAGTATAAAATCCGCGTCTAGGTGTTCGGCTCGGCCTACGAGGACGATTCGGGCGGTATCGTGTACGAGACTTATTACCATTACACCTTCTTGGAATTGCTCGATTGACGGGCCTGTCGGTCGGCCGTTATAGACGGTTGGGTGTGATTCCAAAAATTTTAGGCGGACCTTCGGGTCCACCCGTTACTTTTGACTGAATGTAGGGCGGGGACTTTAGTCCCCGCCGTTATTTCAATTTAGCCCTCACCCCCCGACCCCGTCGGCGTGCCGCTCCCGCTGGGAGAGGTGGTCGCTACACCCCCCTCCCTAGCCCTCCCCCCAGAGGGGGAGGGAGATGCAGGTTGCGATGACGTAGGGGCGGGTCTTTAGACCCGCCCGTGGGCCGACCTAAAGGTCGGCCCCTACGAGGGTAACGCGAGATTCACATCCAATAAGTAGGGGCGGGTGCCCACACGCGCCCGCTTTTTGCCCCTCACCCCCATCCCCGTCGGCGCGCCGCTCCCCAGAGGGGCGAGGGGAGGTAAATGTAGGGCGGGGACTTTAGTCCCCGCCGTTTTAAGGCAGCCTTCACCCCTTAACCTTCTCCCGCTGGGATAGGGCCACTACCCCCCATCGCCCAAGCGGCTCAGCGAGACCAGCGCCCGGGCCCACACCACCCAGTCGCCCTCCTCCGCCGCGGCCAGGGCGGCCTTTCGTAAAAAAGCGTCATCGCCCCGCAACTCACCGGCCGAGAGCAACAACCCGGCTTTGTAATTACAGCGCTCCAGTCCCGTGTTTATGCTTTCCATCGCCGCGGAGGGGTCTGTCTCGGCCCGCGCCAGGGCCAGGTAACCGTCGGGTAGCTCGGGGGAGAGCTCGACGGATCGCCGCCCCGCCCCCCGGGCGTGGTAGGCGTCACCCAAATCCAGGTAGAGCTGCGAGAGAGCGGCGAGGAGGGATCCTTCGGCGAAGGGGGCTTCGGACGCCCGCTGGAGCGTGTCCAGGGCGGCCAGGTCGTCCCCCCGCCCACGCTGGGCGCGGGCGATTGAAAGCTCGAGCCGGACGGGGTCCAGGACACTCCCCCGCAGTTTGAGAAATTCCTCCTCTGCGCGCGCGTACTCCCCGGCGGCGAGGAGCGCCTGGCCCAGGTTGAGCCTTGCCGGGAGCATCCCGGGGCTCTCGGCGAGGGCCTGCTCCTGGTAACGCGCCGCCCCGGCGTAGTCGCCCCTGGCGTAGGCCTCGGTGCCAAGGTTGTTGTAGCCGACGGCGAGGTTGTCGTAGGCCCGCGTGACCTCCGGTTTGTAGGCCGTGGCGGCGATGAAGGGGATGAGCACGGCCGCGGTGACGACCGCGCTCAGCCTGAACTTTTTATTGATTTTCCAACGCTTACGGAGGCGGATCAGCCGGACGAGGCGCTCGACGAAGAGCCCCGCGCCGATTATCACCAGCGGAATCACCGGGAAGCGGAACCGGGCGGTGACGAAGAAGGGCAGAAGGACGACGGCGTAGGCCAGGACGATGACGCCCAGCACCCGCGCCCCTCTCCGGCGTTCGAGGAAGAGCCCCGCCAAGCCCAGGGGCAGGAGAACGTACAGGCTCAACCAGGGCCATTTCAGCAGCGGGACGAACTCCCCCTCGAAGTAGTAGTTCTCCACCTGGGGGTACTCGAAGCCGTTCAAGAGGAGCAGCGCCCGCTTCCCGCACAGGCCCGCGATGCGCCAGGGGTCCTTCTCGAATTCCTCGGTGAACCGGCGGGTCCAGTAGGTGGATACCTCCGATGCGGTAGGCGGCGGGTCGCCCCTCTCGGCCGCTTCGCGCTCCGCCGGCCAGCGGGCGGTGAAGTCCAGGCTGTAGGTGGTCGTCGCGTAGGGCCGGTAAAGCCCCACGGCGCCCGGCTGGTTGCCGAGATACAGGTTCAGGCCGCCGTTGGTGGACAGGGGCACGAAGTGCACGTCGGCCAGGCTGTTGGCGAGGGTCACCGGGGCGATGACGACCGCCGCCGCGGCAACGAGCAGTGCAAGCTCCTTGAATGCCGCCTTTTTGTTCCGTTTAAGCCGCCGGAGGAAGAGATATATTCCCACGGTGGCCGCCGGAACCGCCAAAAGCCCGTGGGCCAGCGCCGCCAGCGCGAAAGCGACCCCGATTCCGACGGCGGTCCACGGGACCGGGCGCTGGACGTGCCGCACGGCGAGGTATGTCCCCAGGACCACGAGGAACGCGGTCAGGGTCGTGGGCAGGAGAAGGGTTTCGGTGAA
The genomic region above belongs to bacterium and contains:
- a CDS encoding tetratricopeptide repeat protein gives rise to the protein FTETLLLPTTLTAFLVVLGTYLAVRHVQRPVPWTAVGIGVAFALAALAHGLLAVPAATVGIYLFLRRLKRNKKAAFKELALLVAAAAVVIAPVTLANSLADVHFVPLSTNGGLNLYLGNQPGAVGLYRPYATTTYSLDFTARWPAEREAAERGDPPPTASEVSTYWTRRFTEEFEKDPWRIAGLCGKRALLLLNGFEYPQVENYYFEGEFVPLLKWPWLSLYVLLPLGLAGLFLERRRGARVLGVIVLAYAVVLLPFFVTARFRFPVIPLVIIGAGLFVERLVRLIRLRKRWKINKKFRLSAVVTAAVLIPFIAATAYKPEVTRAYDNLAVGYNNLGTEAYARGDYAGAARYQEQALAESPGMLPARLNLGQALLAAGEYARAEEEFLKLRGSVLDPVRLELSIARAQRGRGDDLAALDTLQRASEAPFAEGSLLAALSQLYLDLGDAYHARGAGRRSVELSPELPDGYLALARAETDPSAAMESINTGLERCNYKAGLLLSAGELRGDDAFLRKAALAAAEEGDWVVWARALVSLSRLGDGG